The Tursiops truncatus isolate mTurTru1 chromosome 6, mTurTru1.mat.Y, whole genome shotgun sequence genome includes a window with the following:
- the FANCG gene encoding Fanconi anemia group G protein isoform X4: protein MAHRTPPGSSASHASCLDLWREKNDQLVQQAKVAQDSGLSPRRQQLAQDALEGLRGLLHSLQGLPAAVSVLRLELTVICNFITLRASLAQGFTEDLVQDIQQGLERVLETQEQLKARLEHGLRGLWDSVLHVSSLLPELLPALHHLAGLQAALWLSTDRLGDLTLLLQTLNVSQGSPQRALLYLVAALKGESTWGPPLLEASRLYRQLENTAAEIECLELLVEALRVAHIPEAPQLLIEVELLLPRPDPASPLHCGTQSQAKYLLASRCLQTGRAENAAEHYLDLLALLLDGSEPKFSPPPCPRGPCVPEVFLEAAAALIQAGRAQDALTVCEELLSRMSSLRPKRPRLWEDARRGTKELPHCSPWVSATYLLQGHARVQLGAEKEAISEFSRCLELLFQATPTDKEQGPASSCEQGCTSDVALQQLRAAALISRGLEWVASGQDTKALQDFLLSVQVCPGNQDASFHLLQTLRRLDRRDEATALWRRLEAQTELPQENAAWSLPLYLETCLGWIHPPDHETLLEEFRTSLLETCDL, encoded by the exons atggctcacaggaccccTCCGGGCTCTTCAGCTTCACACGCCAGCTGCCTGGACCTGTGGAGGGAAAAGAATGACCAACTAGTTCAACAGGCCAAG GTTGCTCAGGACTCAGGTCTGTCTCCGAGGCGACAGCAGTTGGCTCAAGATGCACTGGAAGGGCTCCGGGGACTCCTCCATAGTCTGCAGG GGCTCCCTGCGGCTGTTTCTGTTCTCCGCTTGGAACTGACTGTCATCTGCAATTTCATTACCCTGAGGGCAAGCCTGGCCCAGGGTTTCACTGAGGACCTGGTACAGGATATCCAGCAGGGCCTAGAGAGAG TGCTGGAGACCCAGGAGCAGCTGAAGGCCAGGCTGGAACATGGGCTCAGGGGGCTGTGGGACTCCGTCCTCCATGTTTCCTCCCTTCTGCCGGAGCTGCTCCCTGCCCTTCACCACCTTGCTGGCCTGCAGGCTGCCCTTTGGCTGAGCACTGACCGTCTTGGGGACCTGACCTTGCTGCTGCAGACCCTGAATGTTAGCCAG GGCAGTCCACAGAGAGCTCTGCTGTACTTGGTTGCAGCCCTGAAAGGGGAATCAACCTGGGGTCCCCCGCTTCTGGAGGCCTCCAGGCTGTATCGGCAACTGGAGAACACGGCAGCAGAGATTGAGTGTCTGGAGCTGCTGGTTGAG GCCTTGAGAGTCGCTCATATCCCTGAAGCCCCACAGCTTCTCATTGAGGTAGAGTTACTACTCCCACGACCTGACCCAGCCTCACCCCTTCACTGTGGCACACAGAGCCAGGCCAAGTACCTGCTGGCAAGCCGATGCCTACAGACGGGAAG GGCAGAGAATGCTGCAGAACATTACCTGGACCTGCTGGCCCTGTTGCTGGATGGCTCGGAGCCAAAG ttctccccacccccatgcccccgAGGGCCCTGTGTGCCTGAGGTGTTCTTGGAGGCAGCAGCAGCGCTGATTCAGGCAGGCCGAGCCCAGGATGCTTTGACCGTGTGTGAGGAGCTGCTTAGCCGCATGTCATCCCTGCGTCCCAAGAGGCCCCGGCTGTGGGAAGATGCCAGAAGAGGAACCAAAGAGTTACCACACTGCTCACCCTGGGTCTCTGCCACCTATTTGCTTCAGGGCCACGCTCGGGTGCAACTGGGGGCCGAAAAGGAGGCAATTAGTGAATTTAGCCG GTGCCTTGAGCTGCTCTTCCAGGCCACACCCACGGATAAAGAACAAG GGCCTGCTTCCAGCTGTGAGCAGGGGTGTACATCAGATGTGGCACTACAACAGCTTCGCGCAGCCGCCCTGATTAGTCGTGGACTGGAATGGGTGGCCAGTGGCCAGGATACCAAAGCCCTACAGGACTTCCTTCTCAGTGTGCAGGTGTGCCCAG GTAATCAAGACGCTTCCTTTCACCTGCTTCAGACTCTGAGGAGGCTGGATCGGAGGGATGAGGCCACTGCTCTCTGGCGGAGGCTGGAGGCCCAAACTGAGTTGCCACAGGAGAATGCTGCATG GTCTCTCCCCCTGTACCTAGAAACCTGTTTGGGCTGGATCCATCCCCCTGACCATGAAACCCTTCTTGAGGAATTTCGGACGTCTCTGCTGGAGACTTGTGACCTGTAG
- the FANCG gene encoding Fanconi anemia group G protein isoform X1 encodes MAHRTPPGSSASHASCLDLWREKNDQLVQQAKVAQDSGLSPRRQQLAQDALEGLRGLLHSLQGLPAAVSVLRLELTVICNFITLRASLAQGFTEDLVQDIQQGLERVLETQEQLKARLEHGLRGLWDSVLHVSSLLPELLPALHHLAGLQAALWLSTDRLGDLTLLLQTLNVSQSRASEDLLLLLKTWRPPAEESDAPLTLQDAQNLRGVLLTAFAYRQGLQELITGNLPRALSSLHEAASGLCPRPVLVQVYTALGTCLRKMGSPQRALLYLVAALKGESTWGPPLLEASRLYRQLENTAAEIECLELLVEALRVAHIPEAPQLLIEVELLLPRPDPASPLHCGTQSQAKYLLASRCLQTGRAENAAEHYLDLLALLLDGSEPKFSPPPCPRGPCVPEVFLEAAAALIQAGRAQDALTVCEELLSRMSSLRPKRPRLWEDARRGTKELPHCSPWVSATYLLQGHARVQLGAEKEAISEFSRCLELLFQATPTDKEQGPASSCEQGCTSDVALQQLRAAALISRGLEWVASGQDTKALQDFLLSVQVCPGNQDASFHLLQTLRRLDRRDEATALWRRLEAQTELPQENAAWSLPLYLETCLGWIHPPDHETLLEEFRTSLLETCDL; translated from the exons atggctcacaggaccccTCCGGGCTCTTCAGCTTCACACGCCAGCTGCCTGGACCTGTGGAGGGAAAAGAATGACCAACTAGTTCAACAGGCCAAG GTTGCTCAGGACTCAGGTCTGTCTCCGAGGCGACAGCAGTTGGCTCAAGATGCACTGGAAGGGCTCCGGGGACTCCTCCATAGTCTGCAGG GGCTCCCTGCGGCTGTTTCTGTTCTCCGCTTGGAACTGACTGTCATCTGCAATTTCATTACCCTGAGGGCAAGCCTGGCCCAGGGTTTCACTGAGGACCTGGTACAGGATATCCAGCAGGGCCTAGAGAGAG TGCTGGAGACCCAGGAGCAGCTGAAGGCCAGGCTGGAACATGGGCTCAGGGGGCTGTGGGACTCCGTCCTCCATGTTTCCTCCCTTCTGCCGGAGCTGCTCCCTGCCCTTCACCACCTTGCTGGCCTGCAGGCTGCCCTTTGGCTGAGCACTGACCGTCTTGGGGACCTGACCTTGCTGCTGCAGACCCTGAATGTTAGCCAG AGCAGAGCCTCTGAGGATCTGCTGCTGCTCCTGAAAACTTGGAGGCCCCCAGCTGAGGAGTCAGATGCTCCGTTGACCCTGCAGGATGCCCAGAACTTGAGGGGTGTCCTTCTGACAGCATTTGCTTATCGCCAAG GCCTCCAGGAGCTGATCACAGGGAACCTGCCCAGGGCACTGAGCAGCCTGCATGAAGCGGCCTCAGGTCTGTGCCCACGGCCTGTGTTGGTCCAGGTGTACACAGCCCTGGGGACCTGTCTTCGTAAGATG GGCAGTCCACAGAGAGCTCTGCTGTACTTGGTTGCAGCCCTGAAAGGGGAATCAACCTGGGGTCCCCCGCTTCTGGAGGCCTCCAGGCTGTATCGGCAACTGGAGAACACGGCAGCAGAGATTGAGTGTCTGGAGCTGCTGGTTGAG GCCTTGAGAGTCGCTCATATCCCTGAAGCCCCACAGCTTCTCATTGAGGTAGAGTTACTACTCCCACGACCTGACCCAGCCTCACCCCTTCACTGTGGCACACAGAGCCAGGCCAAGTACCTGCTGGCAAGCCGATGCCTACAGACGGGAAG GGCAGAGAATGCTGCAGAACATTACCTGGACCTGCTGGCCCTGTTGCTGGATGGCTCGGAGCCAAAG ttctccccacccccatgcccccgAGGGCCCTGTGTGCCTGAGGTGTTCTTGGAGGCAGCAGCAGCGCTGATTCAGGCAGGCCGAGCCCAGGATGCTTTGACCGTGTGTGAGGAGCTGCTTAGCCGCATGTCATCCCTGCGTCCCAAGAGGCCCCGGCTGTGGGAAGATGCCAGAAGAGGAACCAAAGAGTTACCACACTGCTCACCCTGGGTCTCTGCCACCTATTTGCTTCAGGGCCACGCTCGGGTGCAACTGGGGGCCGAAAAGGAGGCAATTAGTGAATTTAGCCG GTGCCTTGAGCTGCTCTTCCAGGCCACACCCACGGATAAAGAACAAG GGCCTGCTTCCAGCTGTGAGCAGGGGTGTACATCAGATGTGGCACTACAACAGCTTCGCGCAGCCGCCCTGATTAGTCGTGGACTGGAATGGGTGGCCAGTGGCCAGGATACCAAAGCCCTACAGGACTTCCTTCTCAGTGTGCAGGTGTGCCCAG GTAATCAAGACGCTTCCTTTCACCTGCTTCAGACTCTGAGGAGGCTGGATCGGAGGGATGAGGCCACTGCTCTCTGGCGGAGGCTGGAGGCCCAAACTGAGTTGCCACAGGAGAATGCTGCATG GTCTCTCCCCCTGTACCTAGAAACCTGTTTGGGCTGGATCCATCCCCCTGACCATGAAACCCTTCTTGAGGAATTTCGGACGTCTCTGCTGGAGACTTGTGACCTGTAG
- the FANCG gene encoding Fanconi anemia group G protein isoform X2, giving the protein MAHRTPPGSSASHASCLDLWREKNDQLVQQAKVAQDSGLSPRRQQLAQDALEGLRGLLHSLQVLETQEQLKARLEHGLRGLWDSVLHVSSLLPELLPALHHLAGLQAALWLSTDRLGDLTLLLQTLNVSQSRASEDLLLLLKTWRPPAEESDAPLTLQDAQNLRGVLLTAFAYRQGLQELITGNLPRALSSLHEAASGLCPRPVLVQVYTALGTCLRKMGSPQRALLYLVAALKGESTWGPPLLEASRLYRQLENTAAEIECLELLVEALRVAHIPEAPQLLIEVELLLPRPDPASPLHCGTQSQAKYLLASRCLQTGRAENAAEHYLDLLALLLDGSEPKFSPPPCPRGPCVPEVFLEAAAALIQAGRAQDALTVCEELLSRMSSLRPKRPRLWEDARRGTKELPHCSPWVSATYLLQGHARVQLGAEKEAISEFSRCLELLFQATPTDKEQGPASSCEQGCTSDVALQQLRAAALISRGLEWVASGQDTKALQDFLLSVQVCPGNQDASFHLLQTLRRLDRRDEATALWRRLEAQTELPQENAAWSLPLYLETCLGWIHPPDHETLLEEFRTSLLETCDL; this is encoded by the exons atggctcacaggaccccTCCGGGCTCTTCAGCTTCACACGCCAGCTGCCTGGACCTGTGGAGGGAAAAGAATGACCAACTAGTTCAACAGGCCAAG GTTGCTCAGGACTCAGGTCTGTCTCCGAGGCGACAGCAGTTGGCTCAAGATGCACTGGAAGGGCTCCGGGGACTCCTCCATAGTCTGCAGG TGCTGGAGACCCAGGAGCAGCTGAAGGCCAGGCTGGAACATGGGCTCAGGGGGCTGTGGGACTCCGTCCTCCATGTTTCCTCCCTTCTGCCGGAGCTGCTCCCTGCCCTTCACCACCTTGCTGGCCTGCAGGCTGCCCTTTGGCTGAGCACTGACCGTCTTGGGGACCTGACCTTGCTGCTGCAGACCCTGAATGTTAGCCAG AGCAGAGCCTCTGAGGATCTGCTGCTGCTCCTGAAAACTTGGAGGCCCCCAGCTGAGGAGTCAGATGCTCCGTTGACCCTGCAGGATGCCCAGAACTTGAGGGGTGTCCTTCTGACAGCATTTGCTTATCGCCAAG GCCTCCAGGAGCTGATCACAGGGAACCTGCCCAGGGCACTGAGCAGCCTGCATGAAGCGGCCTCAGGTCTGTGCCCACGGCCTGTGTTGGTCCAGGTGTACACAGCCCTGGGGACCTGTCTTCGTAAGATG GGCAGTCCACAGAGAGCTCTGCTGTACTTGGTTGCAGCCCTGAAAGGGGAATCAACCTGGGGTCCCCCGCTTCTGGAGGCCTCCAGGCTGTATCGGCAACTGGAGAACACGGCAGCAGAGATTGAGTGTCTGGAGCTGCTGGTTGAG GCCTTGAGAGTCGCTCATATCCCTGAAGCCCCACAGCTTCTCATTGAGGTAGAGTTACTACTCCCACGACCTGACCCAGCCTCACCCCTTCACTGTGGCACACAGAGCCAGGCCAAGTACCTGCTGGCAAGCCGATGCCTACAGACGGGAAG GGCAGAGAATGCTGCAGAACATTACCTGGACCTGCTGGCCCTGTTGCTGGATGGCTCGGAGCCAAAG ttctccccacccccatgcccccgAGGGCCCTGTGTGCCTGAGGTGTTCTTGGAGGCAGCAGCAGCGCTGATTCAGGCAGGCCGAGCCCAGGATGCTTTGACCGTGTGTGAGGAGCTGCTTAGCCGCATGTCATCCCTGCGTCCCAAGAGGCCCCGGCTGTGGGAAGATGCCAGAAGAGGAACCAAAGAGTTACCACACTGCTCACCCTGGGTCTCTGCCACCTATTTGCTTCAGGGCCACGCTCGGGTGCAACTGGGGGCCGAAAAGGAGGCAATTAGTGAATTTAGCCG GTGCCTTGAGCTGCTCTTCCAGGCCACACCCACGGATAAAGAACAAG GGCCTGCTTCCAGCTGTGAGCAGGGGTGTACATCAGATGTGGCACTACAACAGCTTCGCGCAGCCGCCCTGATTAGTCGTGGACTGGAATGGGTGGCCAGTGGCCAGGATACCAAAGCCCTACAGGACTTCCTTCTCAGTGTGCAGGTGTGCCCAG GTAATCAAGACGCTTCCTTTCACCTGCTTCAGACTCTGAGGAGGCTGGATCGGAGGGATGAGGCCACTGCTCTCTGGCGGAGGCTGGAGGCCCAAACTGAGTTGCCACAGGAGAATGCTGCATG GTCTCTCCCCCTGTACCTAGAAACCTGTTTGGGCTGGATCCATCCCCCTGACCATGAAACCCTTCTTGAGGAATTTCGGACGTCTCTGCTGGAGACTTGTGACCTGTAG
- the FANCG gene encoding Fanconi anemia group G protein isoform X3, whose product MAHRTPPGSSASHASCLDLWREKNDQLVQQAKVAQDSGLSPRRQQLAQDALEGLRGLLHSLQGLPAAVSVLRLELTVICNFITLRASLAQGFTEDLVQDIQQGLERVLETQEQLKARLEHGLRGLWDSVLHVSSLLPELLPALHHLAGLQAALWLSTDRLGDLTLLLQTLNVSQSRASEDLLLLLKTWRPPAEESDAPLTLQDAQNLRGVLLTAFAYRQGLQELITGNLPRALSSLHEAASGLCPRPVLVQVYTALGTCLRKMGSPQRALLYLVAALKGESTWGPPLLEASRLYRQLENTAAEIECLELLVEALRVAHIPEAPQLLIEVELLLPRPDPASPLHCGTQSQAKYLLASRCLQTGRAENAAEHYLDLLALLLDGSEPKGHARVQLGAEKEAISEFSRCLELLFQATPTDKEQGPASSCEQGCTSDVALQQLRAAALISRGLEWVASGQDTKALQDFLLSVQVCPGNQDASFHLLQTLRRLDRRDEATALWRRLEAQTELPQENAAWSLPLYLETCLGWIHPPDHETLLEEFRTSLLETCDL is encoded by the exons atggctcacaggaccccTCCGGGCTCTTCAGCTTCACACGCCAGCTGCCTGGACCTGTGGAGGGAAAAGAATGACCAACTAGTTCAACAGGCCAAG GTTGCTCAGGACTCAGGTCTGTCTCCGAGGCGACAGCAGTTGGCTCAAGATGCACTGGAAGGGCTCCGGGGACTCCTCCATAGTCTGCAGG GGCTCCCTGCGGCTGTTTCTGTTCTCCGCTTGGAACTGACTGTCATCTGCAATTTCATTACCCTGAGGGCAAGCCTGGCCCAGGGTTTCACTGAGGACCTGGTACAGGATATCCAGCAGGGCCTAGAGAGAG TGCTGGAGACCCAGGAGCAGCTGAAGGCCAGGCTGGAACATGGGCTCAGGGGGCTGTGGGACTCCGTCCTCCATGTTTCCTCCCTTCTGCCGGAGCTGCTCCCTGCCCTTCACCACCTTGCTGGCCTGCAGGCTGCCCTTTGGCTGAGCACTGACCGTCTTGGGGACCTGACCTTGCTGCTGCAGACCCTGAATGTTAGCCAG AGCAGAGCCTCTGAGGATCTGCTGCTGCTCCTGAAAACTTGGAGGCCCCCAGCTGAGGAGTCAGATGCTCCGTTGACCCTGCAGGATGCCCAGAACTTGAGGGGTGTCCTTCTGACAGCATTTGCTTATCGCCAAG GCCTCCAGGAGCTGATCACAGGGAACCTGCCCAGGGCACTGAGCAGCCTGCATGAAGCGGCCTCAGGTCTGTGCCCACGGCCTGTGTTGGTCCAGGTGTACACAGCCCTGGGGACCTGTCTTCGTAAGATG GGCAGTCCACAGAGAGCTCTGCTGTACTTGGTTGCAGCCCTGAAAGGGGAATCAACCTGGGGTCCCCCGCTTCTGGAGGCCTCCAGGCTGTATCGGCAACTGGAGAACACGGCAGCAGAGATTGAGTGTCTGGAGCTGCTGGTTGAG GCCTTGAGAGTCGCTCATATCCCTGAAGCCCCACAGCTTCTCATTGAGGTAGAGTTACTACTCCCACGACCTGACCCAGCCTCACCCCTTCACTGTGGCACACAGAGCCAGGCCAAGTACCTGCTGGCAAGCCGATGCCTACAGACGGGAAG GGCAGAGAATGCTGCAGAACATTACCTGGACCTGCTGGCCCTGTTGCTGGATGGCTCGGAGCCAAAG GGCCACGCTCGGGTGCAACTGGGGGCCGAAAAGGAGGCAATTAGTGAATTTAGCCG GTGCCTTGAGCTGCTCTTCCAGGCCACACCCACGGATAAAGAACAAG GGCCTGCTTCCAGCTGTGAGCAGGGGTGTACATCAGATGTGGCACTACAACAGCTTCGCGCAGCCGCCCTGATTAGTCGTGGACTGGAATGGGTGGCCAGTGGCCAGGATACCAAAGCCCTACAGGACTTCCTTCTCAGTGTGCAGGTGTGCCCAG GTAATCAAGACGCTTCCTTTCACCTGCTTCAGACTCTGAGGAGGCTGGATCGGAGGGATGAGGCCACTGCTCTCTGGCGGAGGCTGGAGGCCCAAACTGAGTTGCCACAGGAGAATGCTGCATG GTCTCTCCCCCTGTACCTAGAAACCTGTTTGGGCTGGATCCATCCCCCTGACCATGAAACCCTTCTTGAGGAATTTCGGACGTCTCTGCTGGAGACTTGTGACCTGTAG